Below is a window of Gossypium hirsutum isolate 1008001.06 chromosome A12, Gossypium_hirsutum_v2.1, whole genome shotgun sequence DNA.
TCAAGCTCAAGCTCAAGTtacaaaggcaagaagccttggctagaaaagaaagggaaaggcAAGAAGGATGCTACCAAAAAGAAGTTTCCACCTTGTGCTCATTGCAAGAAGACTACTCATCTTGAAAAATATTATTGGTACAGACCAGACATTTAGTGTAGAGGTTGCAAACAGCTTGGACACATTGAAAAAGTGTGCAAAAATAATCCAAAAGCACAACCACAGCACCAGAACCAAGCTCAGGCTGCTGAGGATGTGGAAGCACTGGAAGAGCATATCTTCACAGCCTCTTGTTTTGTAAGCTCGAGTAAGGTCAGCAAAAATTGGCTGATTGACAGTGGATATACTCATCATATGGCTTCAGATAAAAGTATGTTCAGGGAGCTAGACACCAGTTTTGTGTCCAAAGTCAGAATCGGTAATGGTGAGCTTTTAGAGGCCAAAGGCAAGGGCAAGGCTGTGATTTGTACTTACTCAGATAACAAGACTATCTCTGAGGTTCTTTATGTACCTGGCATTGACTAAAATTTGCTTAGTGTTGGTCAGTTGCTGGAGAAGGGTTACTCCcttatttttaaaggaaaaacaTGTATGATCAAGGACTCTTTTGGTCATGAGCTAGTGACAGTAGCTATGTGTGATAGATTATTCATTTTAGATGTGAATCAGCTACAAGCTAAGGCACATACTGTTCTAGCTGATGAATCATGTTTTTGGTACAAGAGAATGGGGCATGTAAACTATAAGTCACTAAGCTTGCTGCACAAAATGAGCTTAGTTGAAGACATGTCCAGGATCGAGCTCAAGAATGATGTATGTGAGGTTTGTCAACTTGGCAAGCAGACCAGACAGCCTTTTCTTATCAACAAAGCTTGGAGAGTTCAAGAGAGGCTCTAACTGGTTCATACAGACATCTGTGGACTTATAAAGACCACCTCTTTGAATAGAAGCAGGTACTTTGCACTATTCATTGATGGTTGCACCAGATTTTGTTGGGTGAGTTTCTTGAAACAAAAGTCAGATGTGGCTGATTTCTTTTGCAAATTCAAGGCATTGGCTGAGAACCAAGTCAGTTGTAAGCTGAAGTGCATAAGATCAGATAATGGAACTGAATATATGTATCAAAGGTTTCAAAAGATTTGTGATGAAGGTGGGATTCAACACCAATTGACAACCATTTACACACCACAGTAAAATGGTGTCTGTAAATGGTGTCTGTGAGAGGAAAAATAGGACAGTCCTCGATATGGCCAGGTGCCTTCTATTTGAGGTCAATATGCTTAACAATTTTTGGGTTAAGGCTGTAAACACATCTGTCTACTTGTGGAATAGGCTACCAACTAATGCAGTTAGGGGTAAAACACCCTTTGAAGCCTAGTTTGGACAAAAACCAGTTGTTTCACACTTGAACGTGTTTGGTTGCTTGTGCTATGTATTAGTGCCAGCTGAAAAAAGAACCAAGCTCGAGAAGAGGTTCATGCCAGGAGTGTTTGTTGGATATAGCAATGTGAAGAAGGGATAAAGGGTCTTTGATCCATTGACCAAAAAGATTGTAGTGAGCAGGGATGTGAAGTTTAATGAAGCAAGCCACTGGAAATGGGATGGAACTAATGCAAGTTTGCTTGAAGTGTACCAAAATGATATTGGCTTGCAACATACTGAGATTGAAGTTAAAGCTGAAGATGATTATGATGATGTACCTGTTAGAGGCACTAGGACACTAACAGACATCTATGAAATGTGTGCTGTAACCATGGTTGAGCCTTCCTGCTATGATGAAGCAGCAAGAGAGAGCTACTGGAAAGAAGCTATGGAAGTTGAACTGAGAATGATCCATAAGAATGATACTTGGGAGCTGGTTGATAGGCCAGCAAACAGAAAAGTTATTGGTGTCAAATGGGGGTTCAGGACTAAGAGCAATGCAGATGGGTcactgaacaagcacaaggcTAGGCTAGTTTTGAATTTATACAGTCAGCAGTAAGGGGTtgatttctttgaaacctttgcaCCTGTTGCAAGGTTAGATACCATAAGGCTATTATTTGCCTTGTCTACTCAGAAGCAATAAAAGTCCATCAATTGGATGTCAAGTCAGGATTTCTGAATTTCTTAAGGAAGAAATCTTCATAGAACAACATGATGGATTTAAGGTTGCTGGTGAAGAATACAAAGTCTACAAGCTCAAGAAGGCTTTGTATGgtctaaaacaggctccaagggcctggtatgacaggaTTGATGCATACCTATCAAGGCTGGGATTTGAGAAGAGCATCAGTGAGCCTACACTCTATGTGAAGAAGGCTGAGAAAGAAACCTTGTTGATAGTCTCACTTTATGTGGATGACTTATTAGTTACTGGCTGCAGAAATGAGTTGATTGAGGATTTTAAAAAGCAGATGTAAGATGTGTTCGAGATGACTGATCTTGGTTTGATGACCtacttccttggtatggaagtGAATCAGAATGAGCATGGCATTTTCATAAGCTAGTAAGCATTTGCACTGAAAGTTCTAAGAAAATTCAGCATGTCAAAGTGCAAGCCCACTAGCACTCCTGTTGCAATAGGAGAGAAACTGTCAAGCACCAGTGAGCATGATCGAGTGGATGAAAAGGGGTACAAGAGTTTGGTTGGTTGCCTACTCTATTTAACAGCAACAAGGCCAGATATTATACATGTTGTTAGCCTTCTCTCGAGGTTCATGCATTGCTGCAACACAGCTCATTTCAACGCTGCTAAAAGAGTCTTAAGGTATGTCAAAGGAACTTTAGACTATGGTGTGATGTTTGAGAAAGCTGAAGAATTGAAGCTGGTTGGTTATTCAAACAGTGATTGGGTTGGCTCAGTTTATGATATGAAGAGCACATCAGGATATTTCTTCACTCTAGGTTCAGGAGTTTTCAGctggagttcaaagaaacaaCAGACAGTAGCTCAATCCACTACAGAGGCTGAGTATATTGCAGCTGCTACTGCTGTTAATCAAGCAATTTGGCTTATAAAGCTGTTGGATGATTTGAATGGTAGTCAAGCAGAAGCAACAATGATTAAGGTAGACAATCAGTCAGCTATTGCAATAGCCAAGAACCCTGTGTTCCATGGAAAAACGAAGCATTTCAAGATCAGATATCACTTTGTGAGGGAAACAGAATTAACTAAGGAAATTAGCTTGGTTCATTGTTGTTCGAGGGATCAGCTTGCTAATATTTTGACCAAGCCATTAGTTGCTACAAGGTTCGAGTGTTTAAGGAAGGAAATTGGAGTTTGCTGTTTTGTAGCCAATGAGGAGTGTTAAAAGGTGGCAACAAACAGCATATGTACGTTATCCGGATGAAATATGTTAAAAAGTGGCAACAAACAGCACATGTAAGTTACCCGGATGAAATACAACAACATGCAAAAGTACCATATGTTATCCGGATGAAGTATTTTTTTGTGTGACAGGCGACCTGTATCTAATCTGACAACTTTTTTGCCTGGATAAAGTTAGTCAACCTAAGCAGCTTTAGACAGTCAGCAGGTTACTATTGAGCTGTTTTTGTGCAAGTTACTTTTCAGAAAATTTATTGCTCTTTCAATGTAATAGTTTAATATAtgtacattttatctttaaacaTTTTGATGAATGAGAAAAGTCAACTCAAGTTTCTCCTTCAACATCTGAGTTTTGTttctgttttcatttttcaacacaaattttagttcttttatttttgttttgtgatcAAAAACCCAACAcctggaaaacaaaaaaaaaattgcatgttTGTTTAAGTTCAACAGTGAAAAAACTATGAACTTGGAAGGCCCAAAATTAAAGGTGATAAACTTCACCGTGTCAAACGTGACCAAAACAATTCAACTGTGTTTGGCTGCTCTCCTGATGATATAGTAGAAAGAAAGCGGAAGAGAAAACACAAGATAGGCATAGGCAACTGAATTGGCAATCACAAAAAACCTGTTAAAAAAAGCATAGGCATGTCAAGAAAGCtcaatatttttaccaaaaaacgTGTTTACGACATAAAAACAACTCACGTGAACATGGGAAGATCACTATATTTGGCATTCAAAAGGATGGAATTGAGGGAGTAATGGAACAGTTTCTTCAGTAGTACCCATGGCCATAGCACTCCCTAGTGTTCCTCCAGTAGCAAGGAATCTGAGTATGAATTCTAGTGTAGCAACCCCATTGATGTTGGAGTTTACTGGGGTTGCCTCGTTGGATGTTTCACCGGATTCACCTGCTATTCCCTTCATGCTATTCAACTTTCCAAGGTTTCTATTAATTAATGGGTGAAACTAGGTTAAGCAGAGTGGAAGatattaacatttatactacTTTGTATGCCTAAGCAAATCTGGATTTTTCTGACTGTACAAGTAAAAAGCAAATCAAATTGGAAGTTAGGTTAATTTGCTGAGCTTGAGATACTTGGCATTTGCTTCCGTAACATGTCATGTCATTTCTTAAATCCTATTTATTTCTACCTGCCCCTACTTGCCTCAAACCTCAATATACGACTGGGAACCAAAATCATATacaaaaagttattaaattaCAATATAGTATATAACACGAATTTCCTAATGTAGTGCTGCTGTCTGCAATAAGCTCCTATACAATATGGTATAAAAATCAATGTCTAGAAGGCTTGAATTGTTCTTATTTAGCATGGGTTTATAATATTGAGgaacttacatttttttttcaaagtattTACTGTTAATGTCTTTGGGTACTATTATAAGTATTCTCTTTACAGTTTGAAAACTTCACCATGGATCGTTAAATTGAgagaatatgtaaatattacagaataaatttttaattttaaaaaataaaaattaaattaataaaatgtgtaaatattaaatgttaaatcaaatattatatcGAATCACATTAATATTTCGTTTGGTGATTAGATAGTTTTTATCTGTGAAGGGATTAGAATGTAAAATTAACTTAACggaaatgactaaattaacacataaaaaatcAGTCACCGAAataaaaacatgttaaaatttAGGTTATTATCTAATTAATAGTTTACCTAGTATTAATAGTAGCTAACATATATGTAAAAAACGATGTTATAATAATACATGATTGGCAAcagaataataaattattaattatgtaccacatggtcgtgtagtagtccgtgtgggtcacacggccatgtggaatGGATCAACCCGTGTGGCTCTTGTAGCTTGCtccgtttttttttaatttcgctCATTTGTCGCTTCTTTTGCTTccaagtgctctattaagcatcaaaatataaatttaaaggattagaagcataaaattcacaatcaACAACGAATAATCACCTAAAAACGCATCAAAAAatgaggttaaaacatgttactttcaGCACTTATCAAGTTTTAAGTATTAAGCTTAGTGTTGTTTTGCTATCGCTTTCAACTAACAATCAACGCGCCCCTTTTTCTCATGTCATTTTTAGCCCATCTATTAATGCTTGAAGCTCTACCTCTAAAACTGATCTAACACCTATATTGCGATCATATCCAAACACCCAACCTCCTTTTAGACATCTCACTAAACCACTGTAGTTGCACGGCCTGCTTTTACGTCAACTCCACCATCCATATTCGGTTTAAACCACCCAATCTGTAGATTTTCCCATTGAGCATATGCTTGTTGTTGCAAATTGGAGAGCGAGCGCGTCATCACCCTAGCCCAAGATAAACTAGCCATGACCACTTCTTTCGTACTAAGATGTTGATATGTGAAGATAGTCAAATCTCTTCCTTTCTACAATCTCCATAAAGTATCTGCAAAAACAATCTCCCATTGTTTCCCCTTAACCAAAATTTTTGGGAATCagtatttaattatatttataaaaatattaaataaatttagtatattataatttgataataCAATTACAAGTcattaatactaataatatataacaatttttaaaaatcaaatgtaCTCATGAgtactattatttaaaaatttgattgagtTAATTTCACCTATCAATTAGATCTCAATTTGAttgtgaaattataaaaaaatctttgAACTTTATAAAGCTAACAAAAtactattttatgattatttttattcttttaaaattttatataaaatttttaaaaaataaatacgataaatttaaacccaaaaaattacattattattatgttCTAAACTttattatttcaatcaaaattacattttaatatatatttttaaatttgttactcttctaaatttaaaaacatattaatattatCTATAAAGCAAAACTGGCCATGGAAACGTCAGAATCCATCGATTTCATGTTAGGATATTATTAAATAATCATGGTTGGTCCAGTGGAGTTGTTTCTATAAGGTAaaattcttatttattatttatcttataaCAAAATATAGTACATGTATTGGTCTAATAGTTAGGGTATTTATTATTTCAAGTGTGGCTTGAGTTCGAGTTGCATTAGCCACGTTACTAGGGGTGTTCAAACTTTGGTTAAATCCGAATTAACCAACTGATTAACCGATCAATTAATGGTTTTTTAAAATTTCGGTTATTAGTTAATTTGGTACAAAATTgagtaattaatcaaattaatcgaACTTAATAATTATGTAGTATTTGaagacttaaaattttagttaattcggttaactttCAAGACAAAGAACATCAATAATGTATAttctttatatgttttatacttattttaacaaaaagataaaaacatataaatttcagttaaattcagttcattttttttaatttgttcgattaacggttaaaaaattatacaatcctattaattcgattaattctaatttgatttgattaataACCGAATCGATCGTTTGAATACCCTTTAGGAATTTATCCTCCTCTGCAATTCAACCAAAAAAATTATAGTAGAATAAAAAAACCTTTATTCTTGTATTTTCCGCTTGTATATATAAGTGGTTGGCTGTTGGATTCTTTGGGGTTTGAAAGAGAAAGGTGCTTTGCCTTTCCataacataaaattcatggttaTCTGCTCAGCTGAGGCCCTACATCACTTTCTTTTTCCATCTACCATTTCAGTATGCCCGTAGGATCGGGTTATCGTTGAATTTCGGCATTTATGATCCAActatatctataaatataaatataaattaattcaaCTGGGGGCACCCATTTGCTGATGCTCTCAGAATATATAGTAGAATCTTTCATTTGCAACTTTTAATTCTCAGAATATTTATTGTAGTAGCAAAAGATGAGGAATACATAAGTGGAATCagattatgatttaatttacaaGTTGTGTCATATCACAGTCTCGCATGAAAACCTATCGTAATAACACTTCTGGTGAAAGTAGAAAAAAAGGAAGAGTCAACTGCAAAGTGTTTTGCATGATTTGGGTTCAATATATCAATGGCTGAGATAGCATAGAGTAATGAAATGCTATACATTGTCATTTCTCTTTCATGTGTTTTCGTGGAAGTGGAGCGATCGAGACAAGGCAGCAGGGTTAGCCCGCAGCATTGAGAATGTTGTTAGTCTGTAATTTCTATCATCACtggttttggattggaagccatCGAAGATACCTCCTGAATTGGTGTTCTTGGTTTTAATCCGAAGTGTCGCCAGCATAGAGCTTTTTGCAGTCTCCTCAGTATCATCATCAATCCTCAAAGCTTTTGAATTGGAAGAAGCTCTTCTTTCTGATATATTACTGTCTGCTGAGGGCTTTCCCTTTTCGTCCCTTGAATGTTTTCCCAGAAATGGCCAAGTTGGAGTTGGACTTGAGCTTTCAGTATTTGGAGCGCATTGGTTGATGGAAGCTGACGATAGGGTAGCCACTGGAACAACCGATGGGCGATATGTTGGTGATGAATAGAAGGATGCTGGAAAGCCAGGACGGTAGAGAGTCGACGGAGGCAAACGTGGAAGACTGAATACTGAAGAATCCGAACCAAATGTGAAAACACAACTATCACCACTTGCTTGGTTAACAGCACTTGCTTGAGCTCCAAGGATAGCTTCGGAGATCATAACATGATGGTAATGCAAAGAGGAAGAAGAGCTCTTGGTCTTCCGACGACCGGCACCGACCGGCACGTTTCTCATGGCTCCTCCGTCGGTCCAGTATCTTTGACAGTTCTTGCAGAAATGACGCGGCTGGTTCACGTTGTAATTGTTATAGTAGCAAAACTTGGTTTCTTTGCTATTACATCGGGGACATGGAAGTATCTTATCAGGCTTCTTCAATGTCTTTTCTTGTGAGTTATTTGTCTCACTTTTTTCTTCGTTCTTAGAGCTTTCAAGCGATGAAGGTTTTCTTTCAGATAAAGGGACTCTACTGCCACAGTCATCCTCttcatttttttcctaaaatcCAGAACTTCAAACAGTTAGGGGCTAATTTAAGCCAACGGAAACTCAAATGCAAGCACAAGTTAATTTCATTTGTGTTGACTTGGTTTTCATGGTTAACAACAAGGAGATCATTCAAACAGGGACTCTGTAACATAGAACTTCCAGGGAAAACTGAAGTATCAAACAGGGAATCCTACCCaacactatatatatttttatgattattttaactGCAAAAAAGTCAGTCATGTATGGCCAATCATTGAAACTGAACTGAACCCTCAAGTTAGGAAATAAATTATCTGTAGCTCAAAACAGAGCATGTTCATTCCGCGGGGGAGGGGGGGTGCTAGAAAGAAGGTGTAATAACAGTAGAACTAGAGTACAGCTTGGCAACTTACTTGAAGattaagaaacaaaaaataaCGTTTTGCTCAGTTGCGTGGAAGCAATCGGCATTAACCTGAAATGATTGTTTGAAACTGCAAGAAATAACATTTCTCGCCGAAAACTCAAAGCAATCAGCccaagcaaataaaaaaaatgaaattatctttttcaatgtttacaaaattcaGTGTCTGAACTAAATTTGATTAGATCAAACCCAAAACAGAATTTCTTTTAaactatcaaatatatataaaagaaaaaaaaattgactgGAAATTTGAAAAGCTTAATGGAGATGCAAAAGGGTGCTAAAAAGTTGAATCAACCCATTTATAATTATGAACTTGTAAACAATGGGTTGCTCTTGGAATTCCCAAAAGCCTAAACCCAGTAAGAATTGCAGTAAAAGCAAAATACAGAACCCAGTCAACAACACGATTTTGTTAAAAATCTGGGAGAAAAATAAAACCAACGCAACCCACCAATGATTTGCAGTTTGTAGTCAAGTACTTGAAAAAATAGCATATATCCCAGTTCAAATGGaagaattatgaaaaaaaatatattacctTGTCTTCGATGGGAGCCTGAAGTTGAAGCCCGTGATTAGAATTCATGGCACCTAAAGAATTAGAGGAAGAAAGAAGATATCTGTTAGAAGAATCAAGGACTAAAGTTTCATCCTGGTTGAATCTCAGTAATGGAATCATCTTGCCAAACAGCTTTATAGAAGAAGAATCATTAAGTTCAGACATGGTTGATAACTTGTAATATTATTTCCCGACTAGAGCAAACCTTTCTTTTTGTCAGAAAATCAATTTCATAGAGGTTTCTGTTAGTGAGTTTAATCGAGGCAGAGGGAGACTAAGGTGGCCAATGGTGTTGGCTTAAACAAAGGTGGGGAATGCCAAATAAGCAAGAGAGGCAAAGACAAATGAGAGCCACAAATTTTGTGGACTTTTAAGATCTTTTCATGCTGTTATATTCCTCCACATTGCTGAAAAAGATAGTgctttttgttttgttattttttttttggcgCCTCCCTTTTTTCTGCCATTCCAGATGCCCCCCTTCCCTTAGTCTTGTTCATTTACCTAATACTTGGCCCTTCTCTTCTCAAATTCTGTCTTTCTTTCATCAAATGATAGCCTTCACTGACCAAAGTAACTTAAACATCTTACTTTCTTTTAAGCAAAATTCTAACACTATTCACCTCAACTTTACTTAATCTTCCCTCCTATTGTGACTAGAAATTTTTTATCtttatgatttctttttcttgcaagtctttaagaattttaataattttgactctttttcctacatatatatatattattaattgcTCCCACTTCCCACATTAAGTGTTGACAAAATATTTAACTAGAGATGATAACACAATTAATAGATAAATCAACTATGAAAAGTAATTAGGTTTATATCCactttaaaatgtaaaatatgatatataaCATTAACTCTAGAcatcaaaaattattaaattattaataactttatgttttgatcacttaattttaaaaaattataaaatagtcaccCAATTATTTGAAAtgtttcatttaagtcattgaactatttgaaagtttttatttaagtctggTTAGCGAGCTCCAAGTGACGATTCAACGATCGATATGGTAAATCAGTACCAATCAATAAATAGAAGAATATATCTTAGATTCATGTTGATCTGATGGTTAATGTCAAAGATCAAAGAAGAAAGTTATTTGGATTTTACTTTGCAAATTCTCATGAAAAATCCAAACTATAAAATATAAGGAGAATGAGAGCTTTTGATTGATGCAGGTGGTGCAAACAGAATAGaccatataataatattttaataactcattaacttaaatgaaaactttctaatagtttagtgaccattttgtaactttttgaaattgagtgaccaaagcataaacttactaatagtttagtgacctttgatgtagtttacccttttttaaCTAGGCTTGTCCTAAAACTTGTTTTTTAGGTatgtttgataaactaaaaaaaataagtgTCCAAAGATTAAGTATTGAATTTAAGTTCTAAAATATGTTTGATATATTACTCgaaattaattatagaatataattaaattgttttataaatacagattttaaattaaaaattatattttatattttatccttaatttttaaactttcacCTTATTCCaaacaaatgtaaaatttttataggataatataatattaaaataaaattgaattaattgaaatattcttcattaagtgataagtagctcTTATCTACTTATCATTTTCCACACTCTTTATAGAAAATTCTATtgggttatttttattttggattatcaaacatgtataaaaatttaaattattgaaaatattaattttcgattaatttaatttttcaatggtTTATCAAATGAATGCCTTACTTTGCTTAGAGCTTGtttgataaattattgaaaaagatcaatttaatttttttgtaatttattttttaaaacacatTTGACCACCCACAGtaaaaatttgtagatagattttttctaaaaaaattaaacttaataaggtataccttcaaatttttttaaatttatttcttttaagatTATATCAtcctttataaatttttattttatttcatttcattttaagaTTATATTATCCTTTATTAAATAATTCAAGGGTAAACTATATTAGTAGTCACCAAActtgtaacactcttaacccgtattcgtcactAGAATAGTGTTACGGAGTATTACAAGACAACACAATagtaaatcattcaaatcatacattaataaaaataatcaaattgcttggaccttaagaaactcaaatactaaccaaaatacaaaatcaaaatgacattaatcgggtaaaaaacacatcaaaaccaacctaatatgtgcctaaccaatgtaccctcattggtacgacaattatatataatttaatatcaaaatacacattaattcaattcatcaactcATTCAAGCAATACCAAATCAAAATATCTAACAAAATTACCACAAACACAACAAATCAAATATGTGTAAGCCACACATGCTAGCATAACAACTATACCTCATTCTCATACCCTTTGCAAATTGGTTATTTgcacaaaatatcattcataacatttacataagccaaacattaaccaaaatagcacaagagcctatacatgccatataatccgaatttaacgtttcaaaaactaccgagataaactggatagtgtgacttgagtgccagTCCGATCGTCCAACCTTCCGAAAATCTACAATGATATTAAACAGCACAAGTAAgtttaatgaagcttagtaagtacgatgagataaacaaaaattttacctaactaactataataaatcaaataataaaaaatcatccatgacaATACTCTGTCATTCACAACTTCAATCGAAAAATACATCTgtattcaaatcaatacaaaaataaataagatgtctttcaaattcattaaataaatcaccTTACCGAGATTTTTCTATTCGAAGAACAATTTACgaataagagtacatcgtcaacagaagctcataagagctggtccTCCCAAATAAGCCAACAGAAGCTCAAAAGcttaacagaagctcgtaagagcttaacAGAATCTCATAAGAGCTTAATAGAAGCTCATAAAAGCTGATCCACCCAATCacgccaaacagaaagtaaaacatgagagttcgcaacaaatgctgaaccccggtttacttgggtaaaat
It encodes the following:
- the LOC107918695 gene encoding cyclic dof factor 1 isoform X2, with amino-acid sequence MNSNHGLQLQAPIEDKEKNEEDDCGSRVPLSERKPSSLESSKNEEKSETNNSQEKTLKKPDKILPCPRCNSKETKFCYYNNYNVNQPRHFCKNCQRYWTDGGAMRNVPVGAGRRKTKSSSSSLHYHHVMISEAILGAQASAVNQASGDSCVFTFGSDSSVFSLPRLPPSTLYRPGFPASFYSSPTYRPSVVPVATLSSASINQCAPNTESSSPTPTWPFLGKHSRDEKGKPSADSNISERRASSNSKALRIDDDTEETAKSSMLATLRIKTKNTNSGGIFDGFQSKTSDDRNYRLTTFSMLRANPAALSRSLHFHENT
- the LOC107918695 gene encoding cyclic dof factor 1 isoform X1, with the translated sequence MSELNDSSSIKLFGKMIPLLRFNQDETLVLDSSNRYLLSSSNSLGAMNSNHGLQLQAPIEDKEKNEEDDCGSRVPLSERKPSSLESSKNEEKSETNNSQEKTLKKPDKILPCPRCNSKETKFCYYNNYNVNQPRHFCKNCQRYWTDGGAMRNVPVGAGRRKTKSSSSSLHYHHVMISEAILGAQASAVNQASGDSCVFTFGSDSSVFSLPRLPPSTLYRPGFPASFYSSPTYRPSVVPVATLSSASINQCAPNTESSSPTPTWPFLGKHSRDEKGKPSADSNISERRASSNSKALRIDDDTEETAKSSMLATLRIKTKNTNSGGIFDGFQSKTSDDRNYRLTTFSMLRANPAALSRSLHFHENT